One segment of Urocitellus parryii isolate mUroPar1 chromosome 5, mUroPar1.hap1, whole genome shotgun sequence DNA contains the following:
- the Znf641 gene encoding zinc finger protein 641, which translates to MLSEQTAALGTGWESMNVQLDGTEPQMERGSQEEGPWRTAPGPLEHLCCDLEEEPQSFQEKAQSTPWVPAIPQEGSTGDWEMAAALLAAGSQGLVTIKDVSLCFSQEEWRSLDPSQTDFYGEYVMQENCGIVVSLRFPIPKLDMLSQLEGGEEQWVPDPQDLEERDILRVTYTGDGSEHEGDTPELEAEPPRMLSSVSEDTVLWNPEQDENWDSMSRSSRGMLLGPPFLQEDSFSNLLCGTEMDSLLRPHTCPQCGKQFVWGSHLARHQQTHTGERPYSCLKCEKSFGRRHHLIRHQKTHLHDKPSRCSECGKNFRCNSHLASHQRVHADGKSCKGQEVGESPGARKRQRAQPVPKCHVCTECGKSFGRRHHLVRHWLTHTGEKPFQCPRCEKSFGRKHHLDRHLLTHQGQSPRSSWDRGTSVF; encoded by the exons ATGCTTTCAGAACAGACAGCAGCCCTGGGGACAGGATGGGAGTCAATGAATGTACAGCTGGATGGAACAGAGCCCCAGATGGAAAGGGGAAGCCAGGAAGAGGGGCCATGGAGAACAGCACCAGGGCCACTGGAGCACCTATGCTGTGATCTTGAAGAGGAGCCACAGTCATTTCAGGAGAAGG CTCAATCTACTCCCTGGGTTCCTGCAATTCCTCAAGAGGGGAGCACTGGAGATTGGGAGATGGCAGCTGCCCTTCTTGCAGCTGGATCACAG GGCCTGGTAACCATCAAGGATGTGTCACTGTGCTTCTCTCAGGAAGAGTGGCGGAGCCTGGACCCCTCTCAAACAGACTTTTATGGAGAATATGTCATGCAAGAAAACTGTGGAATAGTGGTCTCTCTGA GATTTCCAATTCCTAAACTTGACATGCTTTCTCAACTAGAAGGAGGAGAAGAACAATGGGTCCCTGACCCCCAGGACTTAGAGGAGAGGGATATCCTGAGGGTCACATATACAG GAGATGGAAGTGAACATGAGGGGGATACCCCTGAACTAGAAGCAGAACCTCCCAGAATGTTATCTAGTGTGTCTGAAGATACTGTTCTCTGGAATCCAGAGCAGGATGAGAACTGGGATTCCATGTCCAGGAGCTCCAGAGGAATGCTCCTAGGACCACCTTTTCTTCAGGAAGATAGCTTCTCAAACCTTCTATGTGGCACAGAGATGGATTCTCTCTTAAGACCCCATACATGCCCCCAATGTGGGAAACAGTTTGTGTGGGGCTCCCACCTTGCCAGGCACCAgcaaacacacactggagagaggcCCTATAGCTGCCTCAAGTGTGAGAAAAGCTTTGGACGAAGACACCACCTAATCAGGCACCAGAAAACCCACCTACATGACAAGCCCAGCAGGTGTTCTGAGTGTGGCAAGAATTTCCGATGCAATTCCCATCTGGCCAGCCACCAGAGAGTGCATGCAGATGGCAAGTCCTGCAAGGGCCAAGAGGTTGGAGAGAGTCCTGGGGCTAGGAAACGGCAGCGTGCCCAACCAGTGCCAAAATGCCATGTGTGCACTGAATGTGGGAAGAGCTTTGGCCGAAGGCACCACCTAGTGAGACACTGGCTGACCCATACAGGGGAGAAGCCCTTCCAGTGCC